The nucleotide window CGATCGTGGCATATGCGGTGACGACGATCACATCCAGGCCGGGAGCAAGCTGGAGCAGCTCTGGCAGGAGGTCGAGGCCGTGTTCCAATCCAAGCCGCAGGTCGAGGAAGGCCACGTCGAACACCAGGTGGCCGAGCAATTGTTTGGCCCGATCACCGCTATCGGCTTCGGTGACCCGATGATCGAGGGTTTCCAAAGCCAAGCGCAGCGAGCGGCGCAAACTTAGATCGTCGTCGATTAGCAAGACATTCATGAAGTCGACCGCTAGTTCACGGATGCGAACCGGATGGCGCAAAAAAGGGAAACGTGCACCATCGCAAGCATTGTGCCGTTTTTGGGCGAACGCACAACTCTCCAATTCTACCCGCGAAACGACGGGCTTTTGGAAAGGACGCGAGCGCACATTCGACAGGGCGCGTGTGCGATTCGTGCAATTTGCGATTTCGAGTGTGCGAATTGCCATGCACGGTCGATTGCGGTTTGTCGCCGCAATTCTCTTAACTCCGCGTGCAAGAGCCGTTTGCAATCGCGAGCGAACGAGCGGCACATGAGTTGCTTCCCAGCCTCAAGACACTAGCCCGAAGCGTAAGCGAGGGAGCCTTGCAACGAGGGCATCTTCTCGGGCCGCATGACGGCCAAGCCGAATGTGAATCGCCTGTTAGACGGTTAACGAGGGCAATCCGCAGCAGGAGCGCGCCCTCGCTAACGCTTCGGGCTCGTGTCCGGATCGGCGAGTTGCACACAACACCTGGCATCGACGGAACACAATGTCGCGGGAGTGATGCCGCGATGGGAGCACATTTTCATGGATCTTGCGTTTTGGATTCCGGTTCTGGTCGTCGCCGGATTGGCGGTGCTGGGATTGATGTTCGCCTTCGTCGTGGCGTGTGAACACGTTTGAAAGGAAGTGCCGTGTTTCTGACATTGCTTGCGGCCGTCGTGACGTTGCTGTTGCTGGTCTATCT belongs to Pirellulales bacterium and includes:
- the kdpF gene encoding K(+)-transporting ATPase subunit F; translated protein: MKGSAVFLTLLAAVVTLLLLVYLFAALMRPEWF